DNA sequence from the Acidothermus cellulolyticus 11B genome:
GATCATCTCATCCGGCTCAAGCGACGTCGTGAGATAGCCAACGAACAAATCAGAGGCGTTAAGCGTCCTACCGCCGCTGCTGCCAAGAACGTCCACGCGGGCGTCGACGGCCAGAGCGGCCACGCACAATTCCGCACTTGGATCACCATGGGCAAGACTGCCGCCGATCGTTCCCCGATTCCGTACCCGGACGTTGCCAATGTGCTTGGCAACCATCGGCAAGAGCGGTGCGTGTGCCTCGATCAACCGATCTTCCAGAAGCGACCGGTGACGAGTTAACGCCGACAGTCGGAGCTCGCCGTCGGTGATGATCGGCGCGTGAGCTGGAACGCTGTTAAGATCAATCAGCACACTCGGCCGGAGGAGCCGCAAGTTCAACATAGGAATGAGGCTCTGTCCCCCTGCGAGCAGTTTGGCGTCCTCCCCGTAGGTACGGAGGAGCTGGGCCGCGTGCTCGAAGCTGTCTACCGTGACGTAGTCGAACGGTGCACAGCCCATTTCACGCACCTCTTCGCAGTTACGCGGCCAAAAGTCTGGACACGATCCGGAGTGTCGCCGCCAGAACAGCTTGATTACTGGAGATCACCGGTATGCCAAGCTTTTCGGATATTACGGGCAGGACTTCAAACGCCCTGAAGTTCGTGCACGACACAAAACCCAGGTCGATGTCTAGCCCGCCCAGTGACGCGACAACGGAATCAATGATCGTGGTGGGAGGCACCTGAGCGATCTGGAAGTTTTCGTCGATTCCGAGGCCAGCAATCTTCACCACCTCCACACCGTCTGCCTCGACGCTAGCCTTGATCCTCTCGTTCAAGTCGTCAACATACGGCGTGAAGATCCCGACACGGCGCGCACCGGAGGCCGCAATCGCCTCGCGTACCGACCGTACTGTCGACACTGTAGGTGCACCAGTGACATCGCTGATCCGCTGGCACAGCTGCGTGTCATATGCATCGCCCCGCAAGGCTCCCGCGCTTGTACAACCGAAGACAACGACGTGCGGTCTGGCCGTTGCGAGATCGCGAGCGGCAGGAAGAGCGAAGTCGTCGAGCATGCGACTCTCGCCCTCGACAGTGGTCGCCTCCATGAACATGCGTGCCGTGTGCAGTGTTGCCTCCGGCGGCAACTGACGCACGAAGTCCACCTCCATCACCGTGTTGGATGAGGGGATCATCAGGCCGACGCGAACTCGATGATCTCCGTTCATTCGTCGCTCCACATGCCGAGTTGGGAAGTCTTCAGGATGACCTTCCGGCAGAATTGCTTGTCGCCCCGCCGTTGGTGATCACGAGCTCTCTCAGACCACTGTATGACGACAGCATCACACGAGCACTGGCATGATTCGCCCAAAATCCCCCTCATTCCTCGTCGACTCTTGCCACGTATCATTCGTTTCGCCGACGGCAGTCACCGCCGAAGCTTCATCACGGAGCAATTGACTCACCAGCATGGATGATCTGCAAAAAGCGGCGGGTCCGTTGGTCTCTGGGATTGCTGAAGATCTCGTCCGGTGCACCTTCCTCCACGACAACACCGCCTTCCATGTAGATCACTCGATCGGCGCACGCCCGCGCAAAGCCCATCTCGTGGGTAACCACGATCATCGTCATACCGAGTTCGGCCAGTTCGCGGATGAGGCTCAGAACTTGGCCCACGAGCTCAGGGTCCAGTGCGGAGGTCGGCTCGTCGAACAACATCAACCGCGGGTGGCAGGCCAAGGCACGCACGATCGCGACCCGCTGCTGCTGACCACCCGACAGCTGGTGGGGATAGTGATTCTCGAAGCCCGAGAGTCCCGCCCAGTCCAGTAGCGCACGCGCTTCCCGCCTCGCATCGCGCGCATCGCGACCGTAGACGCGCACCGGGGCTTCCATGATGTTCTGCAGCACCGTCATGTGGTCGAAAAGGTTGAAGTGCTGAAAAACGAAACCGATCCGCGCGTCACGCCGCGCAGCAGCCGCTGAGCGCACGGGCACGACACCCCGAGAGGTGCGGCGATAGCCGACGAGCTTCCCGTTGACGAGAATCTCTCCCGCGTCGATCTGTTCGAGATGGTTGATCGTGCGCAAGAGGGTGGTTTTACCAGAACCACTCGGACCCAGGATGACGACCACCTCGCCGGCGTTGATATCCATCGAGACGCCGTTGAGAACCTGACGTCCCCGGAAGGTCTTCCGAACGTCTGCGATTTTCACAAACGGCTCGACGAGAGCGCCGACGTCTGCACGAAGCGTGGCTGCGAGTTGCTGGGCCAGTTCAGCGTGTTGGCTACTGTGCGTCCGCTTCATCTCCAACTCAACTTCATCGAGTACGTCCGCCACCTCCTCCGTCGCCGACGTGCGCGGCAGCGCCCTTCGCGGCCGCAGACGGGTAAGAAATCGTGCCGACGTCGCGGACGAGCGTGCATCGAGGACCACTGGGACATGCGACGTTTGCGATATAGGCTTTACCTGCTTGCGCTCGATATTCAACCGTCGCTCCGCCCAGCTCTGGAGCACGGTGACAGCAGAACTGGCTATCAAGTAAAGCGCACCCGCAGCGCCGAACACAGCCAAGTATTCAAAGTTCACAGCCACAATCTGCTGACTGCGGAGGGTCAACTCGTCAACTGCAATCACCGACGCCAAGGAAGTGTTCTTCAACATAATGATTAGTTCGTTGGACAGCGCGGGTGCTATCGACCGAAACGCTTGCGGGAGTATCACTCGATGCAGAATCGTCCAGCGCGACATGCCTAGAGCAAGACCAGCTTCTCGTTGGGCGCTCTTGACCGCACTGATCCCTCCCTTTATGATCTCACCGGAGAACGCGATCTCATTCAGCACCAATGCTATGACGGCAGTCGTGAATGGGCTGACTCGAAATCCGAGTGTCGGCAGTATGTCAAACCAGAAGAGCAACTGCAGCAGGAGCGGTGTGCCACGCATCACCCAGACATACGGCCACAGAAGCACTCGGACTGACCGCCACTTTGACAAACGCATCAAAGCAACAGCTATCGAGGGCGGAATCGCCAAGGCAAATGAGATAACCGTGATCTCCACCGCCGTCGCAAGACCTTGCCAGAGGAAGGGCAACGTGAAGTAGTGAAGCAAATTGGACATTACCGTGCATCCCTTTCATTGATCACAGCTAGTCCTGGCTTTGTGACAGCCACCCTAAGCTGACGTGAGGCGGCCGGCCACCCAAGGCGGCCGGTCGCCTCACCCT
Encoded proteins:
- a CDS encoding amino acid ABC transporter permease/ATP-binding protein, whose product is MSNLLHYFTLPFLWQGLATAVEITVISFALAIPPSIAVALMRLSKWRSVRVLLWPYVWVMRGTPLLLQLLFWFDILPTLGFRVSPFTTAVIALVLNEIAFSGEIIKGGISAVKSAQREAGLALGMSRWTILHRVILPQAFRSIAPALSNELIIMLKNTSLASVIAVDELTLRSQQIVAVNFEYLAVFGAAGALYLIASSAVTVLQSWAERRLNIERKQVKPISQTSHVPVVLDARSSATSARFLTRLRPRRALPRTSATEEVADVLDEVELEMKRTHSSQHAELAQQLAATLRADVGALVEPFVKIADVRKTFRGRQVLNGVSMDINAGEVVVILGPSGSGKTTLLRTINHLEQIDAGEILVNGKLVGYRRTSRGVVPVRSAAAARRDARIGFVFQHFNLFDHMTVLQNIMEAPVRVYGRDARDARREARALLDWAGLSGFENHYPHQLSGGQQQRVAIVRALACHPRLMLFDEPTSALDPELVGQVLSLIRELAELGMTMIVVTHEMGFARACADRVIYMEGGVVVEEGAPDEIFSNPRDQRTRRFLQIIHAGESIAP
- a CDS encoding maleate cis-trans isomerase family protein: MNGDHRVRVGLMIPSSNTVMEVDFVRQLPPEATLHTARMFMEATTVEGESRMLDDFALPAARDLATARPHVVVFGCTSAGALRGDAYDTQLCQRISDVTGAPTVSTVRSVREAIAASGARRVGIFTPYVDDLNERIKASVEADGVEVVKIAGLGIDENFQIAQVPPTTIIDSVVASLGGLDIDLGFVSCTNFRAFEVLPVISEKLGIPVISSNQAVLAATLRIVSRLLAA
- a CDS encoding FAD binding domain-containing protein, with amino-acid sequence MGCAPFDYVTVDSFEHAAQLLRTYGEDAKLLAGGQSLIPMLNLRLLRPSVLIDLNSVPAHAPIITDGELRLSALTRHRSLLEDRLIEAHAPLLPMVAKHIGNVRVRNRGTIGGSLAHGDPSAELCVAALAVDARVDVLGSSGGRTLNASDLFVGYLTTSLEPDEMITAVRIPLPAPRTGWAFEEVVRRGSDFAVVAVAARVRLSDVDGTISDVALALGGVGDRAMTVDAPLLTSAVGTDGSDESLDEIAAMIAAHVEPFSDVRASAAYRRHLVAVLTRRALAGAIARARGGASHR